The following are encoded together in the Pedobacter sp. D749 genome:
- a CDS encoding GNAT family N-acetyltransferase — protein sequence MITLRKAKEDDIEIIRDIAAATWPSAYLDIIGQAQIDYMLDKMYNKGELLKQFMEGHIFLIAEEGENQFGFAGYSIIGHDERIYKLHKLYVLPSAHGKGVGKILINEVFNQVKDAGGSALQLNVNKHNKAKDFYLKGGFTIKESVKLDIGEGYFMDDYVMEYKF from the coding sequence ATGATTACCCTCAGAAAAGCAAAAGAAGATGATATAGAAATCATCAGGGATATTGCTGCGGCAACCTGGCCATCAGCCTATCTTGATATTATCGGGCAGGCGCAGATTGATTATATGTTGGATAAAATGTATAACAAAGGGGAGCTACTGAAACAATTTATGGAAGGGCATATTTTCCTTATTGCGGAAGAAGGTGAAAATCAGTTTGGCTTTGCAGGATATTCTATTATTGGGCATGATGAGCGTATTTACAAACTGCACAAGCTTTATGTGCTGCCATCTGCACATGGTAAAGGCGTTGGAAAAATCTTAATTAATGAAGTTTTTAACCAGGTAAAAGATGCGGGAGGAAGCGCCCTGCAATTGAATGTGAACAAGCATAATAAAGCCAAAGACTTTTATCTGAAAGGAGGTTTTACCATTAAAGAATCGGTAAAGCTTGATATAGGTGAGGGCTACTTTATGGACGATTATGTCATGGAGTATAAGTTTTAA
- a CDS encoding thiamine pyrophosphokinase, with translation MSSHHIVKEKQEPALYIDELGNFNEELLGQLLEWSPTLLVNGENYDKIFSLGLKVDVLVNGNGQEAQEDTKVVQGPVDALMVAVNYLYEERYPAVNVITNKFDLEKFAGFEDKINLVVFTERAKHYPIKSGFSVWKPAGSEFLIHGNRYMEVTNLAQNEEEIFTVVKDGFVEFTFSGQPIFISEPL, from the coding sequence ATGTCTTCACACCATATTGTAAAAGAAAAACAAGAGCCAGCCTTATATATTGATGAGCTTGGGAATTTTAACGAAGAGCTTTTAGGGCAACTGCTTGAATGGAGCCCTACCCTTTTGGTTAACGGAGAAAATTACGATAAGATTTTTTCTTTAGGTTTAAAGGTAGATGTGCTGGTAAACGGGAACGGGCAGGAAGCACAGGAAGATACCAAAGTTGTTCAGGGACCTGTTGATGCTTTAATGGTTGCCGTTAATTATCTGTACGAAGAGAGATATCCTGCGGTAAATGTAATTACGAATAAATTCGATCTTGAGAAATTTGCAGGATTTGAAGATAAAATTAATCTGGTGGTATTTACCGAAAGAGCAAAGCACTATCCTATAAAATCGGGATTCTCGGTTTGGAAACCTGCGGGAAGTGAGTTTCTGATCCATGGTAACCGATATATGGAAGTAACCAACCTCGCGCAGAATGAAGAAGAAATTTTTACCGTAGTTAAAGATGGCTTTGTAGAATTTACCTTTTCAGGACAACCAATATTTATTAGCGAACCATTATGA
- a CDS encoding TonB-dependent receptor — MKNLLFAALVAMLPFFVSAQISVTGRVTDQNQQPLPGATVKLRNQKTAVVSDASGNYTITNLGNGKYTIVVSYIGYKTIEKAVELNQNTTADFSLLPQNFLADEVIVRATRATDKSATTYKNISKEEIQQNNFGQDLPFILQNTPGVVVNSDAGAGVGYTGIRIRGSDNSRINVTVNGIPINDSESQGTFYVNMPDFASSVDNVQIQRGVGTSTNGAGAFGASLNIQTTASETEPYAEVNSTYGSFNTWKNTVKVGTGLINNRFSFDGRLSRISSDGYVDRGSSLLKSYFLSGAYHGDKDLLRVNVFSGNEKTYQSWNGIPQSRLENDVAGMNAYIDRNGLGTEDAANLLNSGRRYNSFLYNNQTDNYTQNHYQLIYARQISDQFSFNGALHYTKGEGYYEEYVVQDSLKHYGLNPVAVAGGTPIAKTDLIRRRWLDNDFYGVTYSFNYVPQKNLNFTLGGAYNEYKGAHFGQVIWAQYASNGNIDRHYYDNDGFKTDFNVYGKVNYSPIEDLSLFADLQYRRVYYDIAGTENKLNTLAINQTLNFFNPKFGATYFINPQSNVYASFSVANKEPNRDDYADATVGITPKPERLNDIELGYRFKDDKFNIGANAYGMFYKNQLVVTGKINDVGAYFRQNVDRSYRLGIELDGSYTISKQFIVNANAAFSRNKIKNFTEYYDDYDNGGQVIKNYELTDISYSPGAVLFGELVYKPVNGFAVALQSKYVSKQYLDNTQNNDRTINGYWVSNARLGYNFKFAGVKNINLGLLVNNIFDKKYESNGYTYGYQLGGSRVTENFFYPQAGTNFLLSLNVKF; from the coding sequence TTGAAAAATTTACTTTTTGCAGCACTTGTTGCAATGTTGCCATTCTTTGTATCGGCACAAATTTCGGTTACTGGTAGAGTAACAGACCAAAATCAGCAGCCGCTTCCAGGTGCTACGGTTAAATTAAGAAACCAAAAAACGGCAGTAGTGAGTGATGCTAGTGGAAATTATACTATTACAAACCTCGGTAATGGAAAATACACTATTGTGGTAAGTTATATTGGCTATAAAACAATTGAAAAAGCCGTTGAACTTAATCAGAATACAACGGCTGATTTTAGCCTCTTACCTCAAAATTTCCTGGCTGATGAGGTAATTGTACGTGCAACCCGTGCCACAGATAAATCAGCAACTACTTATAAGAATATCAGCAAGGAAGAAATCCAGCAGAATAATTTCGGACAGGATCTGCCTTTTATCCTCCAGAACACCCCTGGCGTGGTGGTTAATTCTGATGCCGGTGCTGGTGTGGGTTATACCGGAATCCGTATTCGCGGAAGCGATAATAGCAGGATTAACGTTACCGTTAACGGTATTCCCATCAACGATAGCGAAAGCCAGGGAACTTTTTATGTTAATATGCCCGATTTTGCTTCATCAGTAGATAATGTGCAGATTCAGCGTGGTGTAGGTACCTCAACCAATGGTGCAGGCGCATTTGGCGCGAGCTTGAACATCCAAACTACTGCAAGCGAAACGGAACCTTATGCAGAAGTAAACAGCACTTATGGCAGTTTCAACACCTGGAAAAATACGGTAAAAGTTGGTACGGGTTTAATTAATAATCGTTTTAGTTTCGACGGACGTTTATCAAGAATCAGTTCTGATGGTTATGTGGACCGCGGCTCATCTTTACTGAAATCGTATTTTCTTTCTGGTGCTTATCATGGAGATAAGGATTTATTGCGTGTAAATGTTTTTTCGGGAAATGAAAAAACCTACCAATCGTGGAACGGAATCCCGCAATCACGTTTAGAAAATGATGTAGCCGGAATGAATGCCTATATTGACAGAAATGGATTAGGTACTGAAGATGCGGCAAACCTTCTAAACTCGGGCAGGAGATACAATAGCTTCCTTTATAACAACCAGACGGATAATTATACACAGAATCACTATCAGCTAATTTATGCCAGACAGATTTCTGATCAGTTTTCTTTTAATGGTGCCTTACATTATACCAAAGGAGAAGGTTATTATGAAGAATATGTGGTACAGGATAGTCTGAAACATTATGGCCTGAACCCAGTTGCTGTTGCTGGTGGAACACCTATAGCTAAAACAGATCTAATCCGCCGCCGTTGGTTGGATAACGATTTCTATGGTGTTACTTATTCCTTTAACTACGTACCCCAAAAGAATTTAAACTTTACTTTGGGTGGTGCATACAACGAATATAAAGGCGCGCACTTTGGGCAGGTAATCTGGGCACAATATGCTTCAAACGGAAACATTGACAGGCATTATTATGATAATGATGGTTTTAAAACCGATTTTAACGTTTATGGCAAAGTAAATTATAGCCCTATTGAAGATTTGAGTTTATTTGCCGATCTGCAATACCGCCGTGTATATTATGATATTGCCGGAACAGAAAATAAGTTGAATACGCTGGCGATTAACCAAACCTTAAATTTCTTTAATCCTAAATTTGGCGCAACCTATTTTATTAATCCGCAGAGCAATGTATATGCTTCGTTCAGTGTGGCTAATAAAGAACCAAACCGCGATGATTATGCGGATGCAACAGTTGGCATTACTCCTAAACCGGAGCGCTTGAACGATATAGAATTGGGATACCGTTTTAAAGATGACAAATTTAATATAGGTGCCAATGCTTATGGCATGTTTTATAAAAACCAATTGGTGGTTACTGGAAAAATAAACGATGTTGGTGCTTATTTTCGTCAAAATGTAGATAGAAGTTACCGTTTGGGGATAGAGCTTGATGGTTCTTATACCATTAGCAAACAGTTTATTGTAAATGCCAACGCTGCTTTTAGCCGCAACAAAATCAAAAACTTTACAGAGTATTACGATGATTATGATAATGGTGGACAAGTAATTAAAAACTATGAATTAACTGATATCTCCTATTCTCCAGGAGCGGTTCTTTTCGGAGAGCTGGTTTACAAACCGGTTAACGGTTTTGCGGTGGCTTTGCAAAGTAAATATGTGAGCAAACAATATCTGGATAACACGCAGAACAACGATAGAACCATTAATGGTTACTGGGTAAGCAATGCACGTTTGGGTTACAACTTTAAATTTGCAGGGGTTAAAAACATTAACCTGGGTTTATTGGTCAACAATATTTTCGATAAGAAATACGAAAGCAACGGTTATACTTACGGCTACCAATTGGGAGGGAGCAGAGTAACTGAAAACTTTTTTTACCCACAAGCGGGCACCAACTTTTTACTAAGTTTGAATGTGAAATTTTAA
- a CDS encoding thiamine phosphate synthase yields the protein MKYIEKLHYITHDIPHLSHIEQVQQACEAGAKWIQYRCLSKSDEELLQDIKAIAEICDDWGTTLIVTDHVHLNGKADIQGFHIEDIDADFIKLRKLVGDDITLGGSANTVDNLIRLAKEGADYAGYGPFAITETKPNNYNLLGIEGYQHVVKELKAQAISIPVLAVGGIKTYDVEALMQTGIYGIAVSGAINFADDFIETYRDFYTVVKESAVN from the coding sequence ATGAAATACATCGAAAAGCTTCATTACATTACACACGATATCCCGCATTTAAGCCACATTGAACAGGTGCAACAAGCCTGTGAGGCCGGGGCAAAATGGATCCAGTACCGTTGCCTAAGCAAAAGTGATGAAGAACTGTTACAAGATATTAAAGCGATAGCCGAAATTTGTGATGACTGGGGTACCACTTTAATCGTTACCGATCATGTTCATTTAAATGGAAAGGCCGATATCCAGGGTTTTCATATCGAAGATATAGATGCCGATTTTATCAAACTGCGTAAACTGGTTGGCGATGATATTACATTAGGAGGATCGGCGAATACTGTAGACAATTTAATCAGGCTTGCAAAAGAAGGTGCCGATTATGCTGGTTATGGTCCATTTGCAATAACGGAAACCAAACCCAACAATTATAACCTCCTGGGCATTGAAGGCTATCAGCATGTGGTAAAAGAATTGAAAGCTCAGGCCATCAGTATTCCGGTTTTGGCTGTAGGTGGGATAAAAACCTATGATGTAGAAGCTTTAATGCAAACTGGTATTTATGGCATAGCCGTTTCCGGAGCCATTAATTTTGCCGACGATTTTATTGAAACTTATCGGGATTTTTACACAGTTGTTAAAGAAAGCGCTGTTAATTAA